The genome window AGTTTGGAGACAATACACCAGACAAGTCCCAGTCCTCCTTTGTGCATAACATATTTGGCGAGACTCCTTTATTATAGATAAGTGCTATTGGTTCAACAAGTGAAAGCAAGTGCAAAGACGCCATACAATAATCCGTGTCTTTCGCTTAAGCAACAAAACAATCAAACTGTTGGTTGAGTAAGCTTGTAGGGATTGCTAACATTGCACTCGTACCCACTGAGAGGTACAACATTATGGAGGTGCATATGTTGAGTAATCCACAATATAACATTATTTCTACAGAGCGTTTGTTTCAACCATACACCGTTGCCAAGCTAACCCTGTCCTCGCGCATCGTCATGTCTCCCATGGCTCGAGCCTTCTCCCCGAATGGTGTCCCGGGCCCCGATGTAGCCGCATATTATCGTCGCCGTGCCGAGCATGGTGTTGGACTCATTATTACCGAAGGTGCGACCATTGATCATCCGTCTGCATCAAGTGAGCCTAGAATCCCTCATATGTACGGAGCAGCAGCTCTTCAAGGCTGGTCTGAAGTGGTCAAACAAGTTCATGAAGCTGGCAGCAAAATCTTCCCTCAGATTTTACACATGGGAATCGTTCGTCCTTCAGGATCTGACCCACACCCGGAAGCTGCATCACTCAGTCCATCGGGAATGGATATGGAGGGTAATCAAGTAGGTGCGCCCATGACGGAAGCAGAGATTGCAATGGTGATTCAAGCTTATGCTGATGCAGCCGTTAATGCGCAACGCATCGGTTTTGACGGAATTGAGCTTCACGGTGCACACGGATTTTTGATCGATCAGTTTTTCTGGAAAACGACGAATAGAAGGACCGACCGCTACGGTGGTGACCTTCGGAAACGAACTCAATTTGCGATTGAACTTGTCATGGCAGTTCGTGCTGCGGTAGGTCCTGATTTTCCTATTGCAATGCGGATTTCCCAATGGAAAATGAATGATTATCAAGCCCGACTGTTCGACACACCGGAACAACTGGAACAATTCCTTCGTTTGCTGGTTGAAGCAGGTGTAGATATCTTCCACTGCTCCACACGACGCTTCTGGGAACCCGAGTTTGAAGGATCTGATCTTGGATTTGCAGGGTGGGTGCGGAAGCTAAGTGGCCAAACCACGATAACGGTCGGTTCTGTAGGTATAGCAGATGAACCTGAAGCAGAAGACGATGAAGTCAAACATCCGGGGATGAGCGAACTTATGAAGCGATATGAGCAAAAGGAATTTGACCTAGTAGCTGTGGGACGCGCACTTCTTGGTGATCCGGCATGGGCTGCCAAAATACGCGAAGGCCGCGTCTCTGAGATTCAGACTTTTACACCTGAAGCACTGGCTACGCTACACTAAGAACAATGACTTATTGTTCCAGACATTTTTTCTCACATCATTTTTTCTCCCATATATGTAGGTTTGATCTCATGTATCCACTATAATATGCAAAGGGCTCGCTTTCCCTCCGGGATTGCGGGTGTTTTGTTATTGGAGATAACTGTACAATCAAACACTTGGAGCACATAGCAATATCGTTCAAGAAAATTCCTTCTTTGCAAACTATAATGACCTTAACATACAGAAAGAAGGTGCATCATGACTCGGGAAGTCCGGACTGTGGTATTTGATACCGACTTACAGCTAGAAGCTTATCAATTTGAAGGCATTATGCAGAAGTTTCCCAATCACTTTCATGACTATTACGTCATTGGTTTTATTGAGCAAGGCAAGCGTCACCTCGTCTGCAACAATGAAGAATACATTTTGAATAGCGGAGACATGATTGTCTTTAATCCACATGATCCTCATGCCTGCGAACAGGTCGATGGCAGAACACTCGATTATCGCTGTATCAACGTCCAGCCTGAGGTGATGCGAGAGTATGCGAGAGAGATTACCGGACAAGCTTACTTGCCACGGTTTACAACCCCCGTTCTCTACCAAAGTGAACTTGTGGGTTCCCTGCACGAGCTGCATCAGATGATTTTGGAGGAGCAATCGGATTTCTGCAAAGAAGAATTGTTACTCTTTCTGCTGGATCAATTGATGCGAGAATATTCAGATGCTGAACCGCCTGTTTCCACTCAGGATGTTACTATGGAGATCAGACGTATATGTGAGTACATCGAATCTCATTACATGGAGAGCATCTCATTAAACGAGTTAGCCGACTTGACGGAGATGAGCAAATATCACCTGCTGCGTTTGTTCACTCGTCAGAAAGGGATATCCCCTTACCGCTATCTGGAAACCATTCGTATTAATCATGCTAAACGGTTCCTGGAACAGGGCCAGCTTCCGATTGAAGTTGCTGCACAGACAGGATTTAGCGACCAGAGCCACTTCACGAATTTTTTCAAAAAACTGATTGGCCTGACGCCCAAGCAATACCGACGTATCTTCAATCATGATACCGAGCCGAAACGAACCACCCAGCACATCGTATGACGAGTCATCAGAACACCACGGTCTCTACTGGGCATTTACTCGCTTTGTTTACCATATTGATCTGGGGCACTACCTTTGTCTCGACGAAGGTTCTGCTGATTGACTTCACTCCAGTGGAAATTTTGTTTTTTCGCTTCCTGTTCGGGTATGTGGTACTCGTACTGATCTATCCGCGTTCACTGCGGACCGCCTCATTCAGAGAAGAATGCTTGTTTATCGGAGCAGGAATATGTGGAGTGACTCTATATTTTCTCATTGAAAATATTGCGCTGCTGTACACAACCGCTTCCAACGTGGGAGTTATTGTCTCCATTGCCCCGTTCTTCACTGCCGCACTCGCACATTTCTTCCTGGATGGTGAGAAGTTAACACGCCGCTTTCTTATCGGATTTGGGATTGCCTTGAGCGGCATTCTACTCATCGCACTGAATGGCAGTTTCGTACTGCAACTGAATCCGGCAGGTGATCTGCTTGCTTTCATAGCACCTGCGGTATGGGCGATTTATTCTGTATTAATGCGTAAAATTGGCCAGCTTCGCTTTCACACGATTGGTGCGACTCGCAAAGTATTTTTCTATGGCATGATCTTCATGCTGCCAGCTCTTTTCCTGTTTGAATTCCATCTGGAACTCGGGCGCTTCACGAGTATGACCAATCTTTCTAATTTACTTTACCTCGGTCTGGGTGCCTCCGCGCTGTGTTTCGTGACCTGGAACCAGGCTGTGAATCTTCTCGGAGCTATGAAAACAAGTGTATATATCTATCTGGTACCTGTCATTACTGTCGTGTCATCTGCACTCATTCTTCGGGAACAGATCACCTGGGTGATTGTAATTGGGGCGTTCTTAACCCTATTCGGCTCTTACATTTCAGAGCGCAAAGGACACAAGCTTAACAACAAAAACACTAATCCGCGTAGCGGTTAGTGTTTGCTTCATTTTTTACGGATATAACTGGAACTCCTGGTTGACCACCGTTGACATACAGCAAAGTTCATTCATTTGATCTCATTCAATTGAGACAGCAGAATCTCAAGTTCCTCTTGCTCCAGATGACGCCATTGCCCCCGCTCCAGTTGATCCAGCGTAATATTCATAATTCGGATGCGCTCCAGCTTCAATACTCGGTACCCCAAAGCTTTGCACATTCTGCGGATCTGCAGATTGAGCCCCTGTGTCAGAATAATACGAAACACATGTTCACTTTGCCTATTCACTTCGCAAGGTTTGGTCACCACGTTCAGTATTTCAACACCTTCAGACATGGACTTTACAAATTCATCTGTTATAGGTTTGTCTACAGTCACTACATATTCCTTATCATGATTATGCTCCGAACGCATCATCTTGTTCACAATGCCTCCATCATTCGTAAGCAAAATCAACCCCTCAGATGCCTTATCCAGCCTGCCTATTGCAAATATGCGAGAAGGATAATTCATATATTGAATGATGTTGCCCTCCACATGTTCTGCTGCTGTGCAGACAATACCGATCGGTTTATTCAGAGCAATGTAGACAGGTTCGCTGTCATTACGAGGAATCTCCTTGCCATCAATGAGTACCACATCGTCAGGTTCAACATTCGCCCCTTTTTCACATACCCTGCCATTGATCGTTATGCGTCCGGCTGCAATTAATCGGTTCGTTTCCCTGCGGGAGCAGAATCCCGTTTCACTTATGTATTTGTTAATTAACATGTGTCACCGCTTCTCATCTGTAATAGATCTGATGGTTCATTGAATTAAATGGTCCGTTCTTTCTTCATGCAAGAGTTAGTACCTTGTACTGATTCTCATTCCCCATCATCTCATTTATACTGATACGAAGCAATGAATGGTTGTATGAGAACACATACAACGGTTCATAGAAAAGTCAAAATACACTCTGGAAGGAGAGTATCCATGAACAAAGTTACTCGACTTACAATTGTTCCCGATGATCCAAACCTAGACTCTGGCATATGGATTGGTGGAGAAATCGCATACGTTGCAGACTGGCCGGTCAACCCTGAGGGGCAGCCTTTAATGCATCTGTTCTCCATCCATTGCAATACACTTTCACAGCATGTCGATATCCCTTATTTACCACAAGATAAATATATCTCGGTCTTCTCCACCTACTCCGCCTCCGAATACTTTCTGGACCAGGTAACCTATGCGGGAGATGAACTGGAATGGAACGAAAATATTCTCGCAGGATACACTTATGTCTCGGTGTCTTCGCATCCGCTAACTTCCGTATGTCCCATTCCACCCATTCCGTTAAGCGGCGTACGTTTGATTGAAATGGAGTTGGACGATCAGGAGTTCCCTGCATGTTCGTTTTTCTCTCCGACTTTACCAAACGGTGTGAAGGGAATTGACCACCTGCTAGAGGAATATCAACTGGTGTGCCAAATATATTCCGGAGATTTTCCTGATCCTTATCGGGATATATTGGGTCTTTCGGATGCTAACGGTTATTTATTTTTGCGAAAGGGTCTCGCGTCTTCTCACGCACCATTCGATGCAATTTTCTTTGTACAGACTGCTTAATGGCGATATGTTGAGGTCAAATACCATCATATAGAACGGCTAATCAGAACGTTTCCCGTCTACTCAGACAGGGAACGTTTTTTGATATATGCCCAGTTTACAATCCTCGTTCAATTCAAATGCCAACACTGTTAAAAGTTCATATTGATTGGATCGTATCTATCCTTTCGACACGAAATCGTTTTAGAAAAAAATGTAACACGAATGTTCAAAAATTAACATTATTTTACAATAAAAAGCATGTACATTTGGGCAATTATGGTATAAGTTATATATGAAATAAACATTAATTACATAATATAAAATTTTCATCCAATTAGGAGGCGGGCTTTTGAAAAGAATATTCGCTCTAAGCTGCGGTTTTTATCTGTTAATCGGCATAACCAGCGTTGTGCTCGGTGCACTTCTCCCTGTTTTATTGTCATATTATGAGCGCGGTTACAGTGATGGCGGATTTTTGTTGTTTCTGCAGTTTCTTGGATTTCTTGTCGGTGTACTTGTAGCTCCTGCCCTGACAGCCCGGATTGGAAGAAAAGCGATGCTTACCCTTGCCTTGATCTGTATTGTAGCCGCCTATACATTACTCGGTTTTTTGCCATCCTGGGCTGTAGTTCTCTTTCTCACAATGATCGTAGGTTTCGGTTCAGGTATCATCGAACCCTCTGTAGGTGCATTCACGATCGAATTCACTGAGAATCAGAAGGCAGTCGCCATGTCCAAGCTGGATGTCTTTTTTGCTCTTGGAGCACTTCTCATCCCCGCTGTCGCTGCTTTATTTATCTGGATAGACATGTGGCATCTCACTTTTTATGCGGTGGCCGTGTTGTCACTGGTTCTCATGTTGCTGTGGATCACTATGCCCCGGCCAGCCGCACTATATCTGGAACAAGCTGGTGAGAATACAGTGGCGCATGCCGCAGGTAAAGCCAGATATTCAAAAAAACATCTAGGTCTGCTGACGATCTTCGTCATCTTCTTTTTCATCTACATGGGACTGGAACTGGGACTGATGAACTTCCTGCCCTCCATTCTCGTAGAACGATTGCAGCTTCAGGAATCTGTCGCATCACTGAGTGTCTCCATCCTGTGGATTGCGATGATCATCGGCCGTCTTTTCTCGGGAAAAATAGCGGAAGCGGTCAACTATATGCCTTTCCTGATCTGGAGTACGATCGGCACGCTTATGTTCGCAGTGGCTATGGTATTTGTAACTGGACAGTGGGCAACGTACGTGCTGATCTTCGGTACCGGTTTGTTCATGTCAGGGCTGTTCTGTATCGCACTCGTCTATGCTAATGTTCTGATTCCCGGCATGACCGAACGCACAACCAGTATCCTGATCGCATCGGGTGGTATTGGAGGTGCAGTCTTGCAGTATGTGACTGGATGGAGTATGAGTGCCTGGCCTGTTGTGAATACAATCTGGATCTTGGCCGGATTCTGTCTGATCCTTCTTCTCACATTGATGGTTTCTCATCTATGGACTGTTAAGAATAATGCCGTAAGTGCCGCTCTCGCACAACATAGTAAGGAAATGTAAACTCCTTCATTTCTTAAGGGAGGTGATGCCCGCATCATCCGGAATTGTTGAGCTTCGTTCGAGCTAGTACACCATAATATTGGAGGAAATCGTATGCAAACTTTGACCAACAACCGCTTCGTAGCCGGAAAAGGGATTAAGTTGATTGACGATTCAGGTGTTGAATACCTCGATGGCGTATCAGGTACGTTCAATCTGTCACTGGGCTATAATCACCCACATGTAGTCAGCAAAATTCAGGAACAAGTCGGCAATCTGACGCATATGTCTTCCTCCTTCACTGAACCATACGTAAATGAAGTACTTGATCACTTAATCGAATATGCTCCAAACGACATTAATGCCGGATGGATGCGGGATATTACCGGTTCAACTGCAAACGAATGTGCAACAAAAATTGCACAGAAGTATACCGAGTCGACAGACATCATCAGCCTGTATCTATCCCATCATGGACAGACCCAATTTGCCACCGGAATCTCGGGAAATGCCTTTAGACGGAAACGGTTCCCCAATTCAGCAGCGGCTAACGCTGTTCATGTACCTGCCCCATACTGTTATCGCTGCCCATTCAAATCCTCAAACGGAGACTGCGGCTATCAATGCGTTGAAGCTATCTCTGATGCAATAGAATATGCAAGTTCCGGCTCAGTCGCCTGCATGATTATCGAACCCATTCTTGGGAATGGTGGCAATATCATTCCTCCTGCCGGATATTTCAAACGACTGCGTAAACTGTGTGATGAGTACAACATGCTTCTCATTGCCGACGAAGTACAGACCGGCATCGGCCGTACGGGAACCATGTTTGCCAGCGAGCTGTTTGATATCCAGCCTGATATGATTACCCTTGCTAAAGGTCTTGGCGGAATCGGCGTACCTGTTGCTGCTGTATTAATGCAATCCCGATTAAATGTGCTCGAAAAGCACGAACACTCCTTCACCTCTGGAAGCAATCTGATTTCCGTAACCGCTGCCAAATCCACCCTGGAGGTGGTATCTGAACCCGGATTTCTCGATGCCGTGAAACGCAAAGGTGAAATTCTGGGTGAATTACTGCATGAATTGGCTATGAAATACCCAAGTATCGGGGAAGCTCGTGGTGTCGGGTTAATGTGGGGGTTGGAGATCGTAGGTGACGGTAATGAACCGGATACGTTAAAAACAAATGCCATTGTTGACCGTGCTTTTACAGATGAGCATCTGATCTTAAGAAGTTCAAGATATGGCTTCGGTAACGTGGTTAAGGTCCGGCCTTCTCTTACCACAACCGAGGACGAACTGGTAGAGATTGTGGAGCGGCTGGATTCGGTGCTTGCCAGCGTTCATTAAAACATTTCAATGCAACTGTTCGAAGTGGTCGTTTCGGTTACGAATCGTTCTTATGATCGCTGTTATCCACGGATTTTCTTGATTTTCCTTTCCCAAGGGAAAAATCCGGTGATAAAGGCGAACGCTTCGCTTCTCCAGAATCGATTTCGTCCCCTTCACTACTTTCGTATCTTGTCAGAAACTGCTTTAAGATCAAACGCTATATTTATATTTTATATAATTACAAGGAGGTTATATCATGCTTGCATTGGTATACAAATCGGCATGGGATGTTGCACTTGAGGAACGACCTGTCCCGGAAATTACAAGAGATAATCAGGTGTTGGTTCGTATTCGGGCGACAGGCGTGTGCGGTACCGATCTCGGTATTGTCAGTGGCAAATATCATGCGGTCCCTTCCGTCATACTCGGTCATGAGTCTGCCGGGGAAGTCATCGATGTTGGCTCTGCGGTAACGACATTACAACCGGGCGACCGTGTTGTGATTGATCCTACCTACTATTGCGGACAATGTGACATGTGCAGAACAGGCAGACAAAATCATTGTACACATAAGTCTGTTACAGAGACAGGTGTAAGTGCTGACGGGACATTTACGGATTATTATGTGACCGAAGATCGCTTTTTGTACAAATTAAAGGATCATGTGAGCTATGAGGAAGCGACGTTGACGGAACCGCTCAGTTGTATGCTAACGGGGATTAATCAGATCCATCTACTGCCGAATTTCAGAACGATCATCCTCGGCGCAGGCCCGATTGGCATTCTGTACAGCTACGCGCTCGCTTCCAAAGGTGTTACTGGCTGTCTGGTCGACATCTCGGAGGAACGCTTGGCGATTGCCGGTTCCATTGCACCAGATCGCTGGCAGGTTCATTCATCCTTCGAAAATGCAATAGAATCGCTGTCACCTGCAACCCATCAGGTTGATATGATTGTGGATACTACAGGTGTCGTAGGTACACAAGTACTCTCCCAGCTCGCCAGTGGCGGTTATCTGATGCTGGTAGGTCTGAGAGATGGAAATACGTCCTTTAATCCAAAAGAAGTCGTGGACCGCAGTCTGAAAATTATTGGCTCCATCGATTCTCTGGGCACATTCGCAACAGCACATTATATGATTGAACAAGAGATCATTCCGGCTAAAAAAATCATTACCCACTCCTTCCCGTTGGAGGATTACGAAGAAGCATTCCGCACACTTGGCTGCGATATCCAGGGGCGCACACTTCAAGCCTCTTCACATGCAATCAAAGTTGTACTGCAATCCAGCGGTTCCCGTTTCTAAAACGCAAAGCTAACCATGATAAAATAAAGTAGATTAGAGATATATGTTTACACAATCCTGGAGGAGGAATACAACATGGTAGCAAACCAAGAGTTTGGCGGACTGGGAGCGGCCGATGATGACATCATTCAAGCAGTCATTTTTGATATGGATGGTGTATTGATTGACAGCGAACCGATATATTTCGAGATTGAGCGCAGCTCTTTTGCCCATTTTGGCGCAGTCATGACCGAAGAAGAACACCATACTTATGTTGGAGTTACGTTGGAGTCCATGTGGCAGCAAGTATTGGACAAACATCAACTGACAGCTACGTTAGATGAAGTATTGGCTTATCATCAGCATAATGTGATGCAAACCATGCTGGCTCATTCCAACTTGACGGCAATGCCTTCCGTGGAACGTTGGTTAAGCTGGCTGCACGAGCAACACGTTCCCATAGCCGTTGCTTCTTCCTCTCCACGTGCACTGATTGATTTGATCATGAACAAGACCGGACTTGGGCGGTACTTTGAGGTACGAATGACCGGAGAGGAAGTCGAGAACGGCAAGCCGGCACCGGATATTTTCCTAACCACAGCTGAAATGATTGGCGCATCCCCGTCCAATTGTCTGGTGATTGAGGACTCTCGCAATGGTGTTCAGGCGGCCAAAAGTGCAGGCATGCGCTGCATCGGTTATCACAATCCGGGATCAGGCAACCAAGACTTATCCAAAGCCGATCTTCAGATTTCCAGTTACGATGAGTTATGGACCTTGAAGGATGCACTGCCCTTTGAAGGCAGATTGCCAAGCCTGGCGAAGCTACGCTGAGCAGAAGTAAGTCTGGAAGTAAACGCCTAAACATATCTATGGAAAAAACAACCCGACCCGCTTCCATTCTTTCGAATTGGAGCGGGTCGGGTTTTGCTTGCTGCAATGGGTGTTACATTAAAACACATGCTGTAATATCAATTAAACCGAAAGATCGAGACTTCCACCCAGATTGGGATGAGGAGCAGGCACAGACTTCAACATCTCCGTCATCTGCTGGCCTTGCTGCTGTGCCATGTCTTTTGTAATTGACATCACTTGCAAGCTTGCCGACTGTACGACTGAAGCTTGGCTCATTGCCATTGATAATGCTGCAATATCCATGATCTTCACTCCTTTCTCTATCTTATATATGGGCGTACTTACTTTATATCGGTCAGTAGGATTCAAATGTTGAGTAAGCCACACCACTCTACTTATATGTAAGCAGACTTCATTCGTTTTAGTTGATATGTTAAACTCATTCGGGAGCGATGATCATGTTGCCTGTCTCATTTCAATTTACATACATAACAAGTCTACTTACCCCTCAATCAATCCATACTTCACAAAACTATGATACAATCCATCTTCCTCAACTGTGCCAGTAATATCGTCTGCAATGGCTTTCAGACCTGGCTTAGCATTGCCCATGGCAATGCCGACGTTACAAAACTCCAGCATCTCGGCATCATTCATGCCATCACCGATGGCGAATGTATCCTCCTGCGACATGTCCAGATGCTTCAGCAGATCGGCGATTGCAATAGCTTTGTGAATGCCAGGGATCATCAGTTCACCACTTCCCTCACCAAAGATCGGCACCGTGCACTGAATGACTTCAAATTTGCCTTCGAACTCCTGCTTGATTCGCTCAAACGGGATCACTGCGCTCTCCAGGAAACATACTTTGTTCACGTCATCCTTGTACAGGTCGCTCTCTCCATACGTCAATCCGGCAATAAACGGGTGTGGCTTCAATTCCTTCTTCTCTCTGGCTACAGGATCATTCTCCACATCACCATAGATACGGCGTTCTAAGTGAGGTTGCAGATTACTACTCGCATACAATGCCGAATTAGATTCAAGGTAGAAGTCAATGCCGTGTTCATTGAAGAAATCGACCATATGACGAACATCTTCCGCTGTAACCCTTTTGTGATACAACACATCCTTGCCAAACTCCACATAACCTCCACCTGCACCAATCAGGCCATCGAACCCTACATCCCAGATGGAATCATAGATTTCCGCCTTGGACCGGCCTGTACATAAATAGAGCAGATGTCCATTTTCTCTGGCCTGTTTGCAAGCCTTCTGCGCTGACAACGGAATGTTTCCGTCATCATCTACCAATGTGCCATCAATATCAATAAATACAATTTTCCGCTTCATTTCTTGCATCTGCTTATGCCCCTGTCATGTAATGTTGTCTATGTCTAACCTAGCGAGTGCCGACAGGCATTTTCCTGATATAAAATTACCTATTTCGTGGTGTTCGCTGATCGATCAACTTCTCCAAAAATCCGGCAAAAGAATCCGCGTATACCTCCGGTTCCCCATTAAAGTAATCCAAACGCATCACTTTATACTCCCCAAGGTGATCAGCCGTCTGCGTATCAAAGTAGTAATATTCATCCTCGTCCGGTACAAACAGCTCCAGCTTCCCTTCCTTCTTTGCGTCTTCATCGGCAAGTCGGTATCTATACAAAATGTCAGCATCGGTATACTCTCGGTGTTCCGAAGACGTAATCGTCAGAATTTCTGTTCCGCTTAACAGCGCTTGACCATAATTCAGAAGCCACCAGCGATAGGATGGGGGTAACGAAAAGCCCAACTCTTGTTCAACTTCAACAATCCAGCTCTCTTGAACTTGATGGTTCGGGAACCAGCGTATAGCCTCGGTATGTTCCAATTTCTCAATCAGACTTGAATACATGGATAGATCTCCTCCAATACCATTGTAATGTCATTGAGTTATGATTACCTTCATCCCGACTTGTCCATATGTACAGTTTGCCAGTCATCATTTTCCTCAGCAATAACCGTAAACCCTTGACGTTTCCAGAAATCTACGGCTCCTGGCAAGAAGCGATGTGTATGCAAGTAGAGTGTAGTATAGTGCATATCCTTCACCACATTCTCCAGTTCTTTTACCAGCATGGACCCAATGCCATATCTGCGATACGCAGGATCTACATAACATTTCACAATTTCGGCTGCAGATTGGGCTGCATATCGACCGTCTACGGCCTGAATACGTCCATCATACGGTAATATTCCAATCGTTCCGACGATGCCCGCATCCCCCATCATTGCAACAAGAAAAATCGATTCATTGGATACCAAATAATGTTCAGTGAACTGCTCGAAATCCACAGGTAACCTCGTGTGATCCATCATGGGAAACACTTCTCTACGTACACGCATGGCAAAATCAATGGCATCATGAATCTGATGTGCCTGAACTGGTGTTACTGTCGGTATACTCTGAAGTCGTGTCAAAAGATCCACATTCCTTCTCCTCTATATTGGGAGCGATTTCTAGGCATTTCCTTGATCCTTCTTCATGCCATGTCAGATCGACTCTCTTCATCTCATCTTACCGAATTTGTCCCTCCCTATCAATCTATCTACACTACTAACCAAATTAAAAACA of Paenibacillus sp. FSL R5-0517 contains these proteins:
- a CDS encoding DUF1963 domain-containing protein produces the protein MNKVTRLTIVPDDPNLDSGIWIGGEIAYVADWPVNPEGQPLMHLFSIHCNTLSQHVDIPYLPQDKYISVFSTYSASEYFLDQVTYAGDELEWNENILAGYTYVSVSSHPLTSVCPIPPIPLSGVRLIEMELDDQEFPACSFFSPTLPNGVKGIDHLLEEYQLVCQIYSGDFPDPYRDILGLSDANGYLFLRKGLASSHAPFDAIFFVQTA
- a CDS encoding YjfB family protein, translated to MDIAALSMAMSQASVVQSASLQVMSITKDMAQQQGQQMTEMLKSVPAPHPNLGGSLDLSV
- a CDS encoding AraC family transcriptional regulator, which translates into the protein MTREVRTVVFDTDLQLEAYQFEGIMQKFPNHFHDYYVIGFIEQGKRHLVCNNEEYILNSGDMIVFNPHDPHACEQVDGRTLDYRCINVQPEVMREYAREITGQAYLPRFTTPVLYQSELVGSLHELHQMILEEQSDFCKEELLLFLLDQLMREYSDAEPPVSTQDVTMEIRRICEYIESHYMESISLNELADLTEMSKYHLLRLFTRQKGISPYRYLETIRINHAKRFLEQGQLPIEVAAQTGFSDQSHFTNFFKKLIGLTPKQYRRIFNHDTEPKRTTQHIV
- a CDS encoding HAD family hydrolase, which gives rise to MVANQEFGGLGAADDDIIQAVIFDMDGVLIDSEPIYFEIERSSFAHFGAVMTEEEHHTYVGVTLESMWQQVLDKHQLTATLDEVLAYHQHNVMQTMLAHSNLTAMPSVERWLSWLHEQHVPIAVASSSPRALIDLIMNKTGLGRYFEVRMTGEEVENGKPAPDIFLTTAEMIGASPSNCLVIEDSRNGVQAAKSAGMRCIGYHNPGSGNQDLSKADLQISSYDELWTLKDALPFEGRLPSLAKLR
- a CDS encoding aspartate aminotransferase family protein; the encoded protein is MQTLTNNRFVAGKGIKLIDDSGVEYLDGVSGTFNLSLGYNHPHVVSKIQEQVGNLTHMSSSFTEPYVNEVLDHLIEYAPNDINAGWMRDITGSTANECATKIAQKYTESTDIISLYLSHHGQTQFATGISGNAFRRKRFPNSAAANAVHVPAPYCYRCPFKSSNGDCGYQCVEAISDAIEYASSGSVACMIIEPILGNGGNIIPPAGYFKRLRKLCDEYNMLLIADEVQTGIGRTGTMFASELFDIQPDMITLAKGLGGIGVPVAAVLMQSRLNVLEKHEHSFTSGSNLISVTAAKSTLEVVSEPGFLDAVKRKGEILGELLHELAMKYPSIGEARGVGLMWGLEIVGDGNEPDTLKTNAIVDRAFTDEHLILRSSRYGFGNVVKVRPSLTTTEDELVEIVERLDSVLASVH
- a CDS encoding MFS transporter, producing MKRIFALSCGFYLLIGITSVVLGALLPVLLSYYERGYSDGGFLLFLQFLGFLVGVLVAPALTARIGRKAMLTLALICIVAAYTLLGFLPSWAVVLFLTMIVGFGSGIIEPSVGAFTIEFTENQKAVAMSKLDVFFALGALLIPAVAALFIWIDMWHLTFYAVAVLSLVLMLLWITMPRPAALYLEQAGENTVAHAAGKARYSKKHLGLLTIFVIFFFIYMGLELGLMNFLPSILVERLQLQESVASLSVSILWIAMIIGRLFSGKIAEAVNYMPFLIWSTIGTLMFAVAMVFVTGQWATYVLIFGTGLFMSGLFCIALVYANVLIPGMTERTTSILIASGGIGGAVLQYVTGWSMSAWPVVNTIWILAGFCLILLLTLMVSHLWTVKNNAVSAALAQHSKEM
- a CDS encoding alcohol dehydrogenase catalytic domain-containing protein — protein: MLALVYKSAWDVALEERPVPEITRDNQVLVRIRATGVCGTDLGIVSGKYHAVPSVILGHESAGEVIDVGSAVTTLQPGDRVVIDPTYYCGQCDMCRTGRQNHCTHKSVTETGVSADGTFTDYYVTEDRFLYKLKDHVSYEEATLTEPLSCMLTGINQIHLLPNFRTIILGAGPIGILYSYALASKGVTGCLVDISEERLAIAGSIAPDRWQVHSSFENAIESLSPATHQVDMIVDTTGVVGTQVLSQLASGGYLMLVGLRDGNTSFNPKEVVDRSLKIIGSIDSLGTFATAHYMIEQEIIPAKKIITHSFPLEDYEEAFRTLGCDIQGRTLQASSHAIKVVLQSSGSRF
- a CDS encoding DMT family transporter is translated as MTSHQNTTVSTGHLLALFTILIWGTTFVSTKVLLIDFTPVEILFFRFLFGYVVLVLIYPRSLRTASFREECLFIGAGICGVTLYFLIENIALLYTTASNVGVIVSIAPFFTAALAHFFLDGEKLTRRFLIGFGIALSGILLIALNGSFVLQLNPAGDLLAFIAPAVWAIYSVLMRKIGQLRFHTIGATRKVFFYGMIFMLPALFLFEFHLELGRFTSMTNLSNLLYLGLGASALCFVTWNQAVNLLGAMKTSVYIYLVPVITVVSSALILREQITWVIVIGAFLTLFGSYISERKGHKLNNKNTNPRSG
- a CDS encoding pseudouridine synthase; this translates as MLINKYISETGFCSRRETNRLIAAGRITINGRVCEKGANVEPDDVVLIDGKEIPRNDSEPVYIALNKPIGIVCTAAEHVEGNIIQYMNYPSRIFAIGRLDKASEGLILLTNDGGIVNKMMRSEHNHDKEYVVTVDKPITDEFVKSMSEGVEILNVVTKPCEVNRQSEHVFRIILTQGLNLQIRRMCKALGYRVLKLERIRIMNITLDQLERGQWRHLEQEELEILLSQLNEIK
- a CDS encoding NADH:flavin oxidoreductase, translated to MLSNPQYNIISTERLFQPYTVAKLTLSSRIVMSPMARAFSPNGVPGPDVAAYYRRRAEHGVGLIITEGATIDHPSASSEPRIPHMYGAAALQGWSEVVKQVHEAGSKIFPQILHMGIVRPSGSDPHPEAASLSPSGMDMEGNQVGAPMTEAEIAMVIQAYADAAVNAQRIGFDGIELHGAHGFLIDQFFWKTTNRRTDRYGGDLRKRTQFAIELVMAVRAAVGPDFPIAMRISQWKMNDYQARLFDTPEQLEQFLRLLVEAGVDIFHCSTRRFWEPEFEGSDLGFAGWVRKLSGQTTITVGSVGIADEPEAEDDEVKHPGMSELMKRYEQKEFDLVAVGRALLGDPAWAAKIREGRVSEIQTFTPEALATLH